In Acidisarcina polymorpha, the DNA window TCAATCCTCGATTGGAAACAGAGTAATCCTCGAGCGAGATCTTCTGTTCGAGATTGGAGCCGGTAATCCATTGCTGATAATTCGCGTAACCGCGCGCTGATTGGCGGACATCGGTAACCCGGGCGAGTTCCTTCTGCGCTTCGGCCTCCGAGTCCCGGACGATGGAATAGGCCGCGATCCCATATTTCATTGGCGGCAATTCCAACTGTTCCCGGCGACGGCGCATATCTGTAACCTTGGCTGCGACAATATCCGGAGGATCGCCATGCATCAGGTAGGCATCGCACTTCGATGCAATCAGTTGCTTTGCCGTCTCCGACTCCCCGCCCGCATAAAACGTCGGCCGCGGCTGAGTCACCGGCTTTGGCGAGAGCATATTGTCACTGACACTGTGATACTTTCCCGAGTATGAGAAATGCTGCTGCGACCAGCAGCCGTTGACCACCTCGAGCCACTCCGCGGTCCGCGCATAGCGATCGTCATGCTGCTCAAATTTGACTCCGTACTTGGTCGCCTCATCGGCCCACCAGCTGGAGACAACATTCAAGCTAAGACGACCCTTTGCAATCTGGTCGATGTTTGCAGCCTGCTTGGCGAGCAATGCGGGATTGTGAAAAGTTGGCCTGACCGCAACCATCAACTCCAGCTTGTTGGTCACCGCAGCCAGTGCGGCTGCGGTCGACCACGCATCGAGCGAAGGCGCTTCGACACCCTTGATGTCGTTGAGGTTCAATTCCGCGATAAGGGTCAAGTCGTAGCCGATCTGTTCGGCGCGCTGGGTTAGGTCGCGGGCGTAATCCCAACTCGCATCCATTCCTTCTTCATCAACATTACGCAGCCACCCGCCGAAGACCGGAAGCCAGAATCCAAAGCGCATTAAATGATCCCTCGTACGGCTAAATCCCGTTCGGGGGCCCTAGACGCATCAGAAGCCTGAGAGGCTTCGGCTTGGATCCAGTCGACCAGGCTCGCGAACGGATCAAAGCCAATCACCCGCGGCCCGTCGGCGACAAAGTTTGAGAGCGCATTGATGTCGTAGTAAAGGCGCTGACCGTCACGATCGTCGGTCATGTACTCAACGCCGCCGATCTCGATGCCTGCGTGGCGCATGATCCGCTCGACATCCGCGATGACCTCGGCGGGCGGGGTGTAGGCCTCGACCCGGATGCCCGACTTGGGCGCGTCGATGGCGCAGGCGCCGCGATTCAGATCGACTCCATCGGTGGTGCGGCATATATCCGCGGGGCACAAGTCGAAGGTCTCGCCGGTGATGTGCACCTTGATGGCATAGAGATAGCGGCCATCGAGAACCTCGACGCGGACGATATGCGCGTCGCGCGCGGGGATGAACTCCTGCACCAGCGCGGTCGAGTCGAGCCCGAAGACGAGCGCGTTTTCACTGGCGGCCTTTCCAAGGCTGTCAAAAGAATCGAACCGCTTCACGCCCGCGCCGCTGCCGCCGATATTTGGTTTCACGACGACCGGCCAGCGCAGGCCCTCGCTGGCAATGGCGGCCTGACTGGCGCGATGAATCACTCGAGCCTTCGGATAGGGGAGGCCAAGCTCTTCGAGCAGCGTAAGCTGCGCGGCCTTGGAAAGCTCCATGCGGAAAGCCTTCAGACCGTTGATGACGCGAACGCCGCGCCGTTCCAGGTGTTCGAGATAGCCAAGCGTATAGAAGATGGAGTC includes these proteins:
- a CDS encoding LLM class flavin-dependent oxidoreductase, giving the protein MRFGFWLPVFGGWLRNVDEEGMDASWDYARDLTQRAEQIGYDLTLIAELNLNDIKGVEAPSLDAWSTAAALAAVTNKLELMVAVRPTFHNPALLAKQAANIDQIAKGRLSLNVVSSWWADEATKYGVKFEQHDDRYARTAEWLEVVNGCWSQQHFSYSGKYHSVSDNMLSPKPVTQPRPTFYAGGESETAKQLIASKCDAYLMHGDPPDIVAAKVTDMRRRREQLELPPMKYGIAAYSIVRDSEAEAQKELARVTDVRQSARGYANYQQWITGSNLEQKISLEDYSVSNRGLRSGLVGTPEQVSARLEEFAAAGVDLVLLQSSPQREEMERFAAQIIPGQDRSNGLRAGGMRDGQEDRRG
- a CDS encoding ATP-grasp domain-containing protein, with amino-acid sequence MASHSHKPIAIYYEQPHWFKPLFAELDRRGANYVRLNAVEHSYSAEDRLEDQYSLVFNRMSPSAWNRAHGDSIFYTLGYLEHLERRGVRVINGLKAFRMELSKAAQLTLLEELGLPYPKARVIHRASQAAIASEGLRWPVVVKPNIGGSGAGVKRFDSFDSLGKAASENALVFGLDSTALVQEFIPARDAHIVRVEVLDGRYLYAIKVHITGETFDLCPADICRTTDGVDLNRGACAIDAPKSGIRVEAYTPPAEVIADVERIMRHAGIEIGGVEYMTDDRDGQRLYYDINALSNFVADGPRVIGFDPFASLVDWIQAEASQASDASRAPERDLAVRGII